A stretch of Argopecten irradians isolate NY unplaced genomic scaffold, Ai_NY scaffold_1026, whole genome shotgun sequence DNA encodes these proteins:
- the LOC138313888 gene encoding ATP-dependent DNA helicase RecQ-like isoform X1: MATKTLSDAIAKVVPLFGENIKLKDEQIQVLRCLVDKRDCVAVLPTGFGKSLPFQMYIPVERMLCNETSKVIVVCPLISLMQDQVGKLSNVNGITAAYIGSSPEEDTKIRNGEIDLIYGSPEAFVGDSVWRANIQKLNVSAIVVDEFHTIATWGDDDDGTQKRAFRKWFASVGELRSLFPAATVLALSATCTVKIKKRVMKVLEMKDDTIEIIMSPNKPNIKISVFKVPSNTEMAMYWLAEGLSSKREHFPRTIVYCVSIKDVSKIYSYLTTEIPECASLVEMFHSETPEVKKDKIITELKVESGSPLRLVVSSSALGMGIDVKDCQSVVLFGPPTNLVDLIQQIGRIGRDNSPSVALILYHSYHLGQLGFEVKSLVKSTDCRRVQLLGNFLNPKELTDIKNKESGLHTCCDFCTLKCSCGECESLLLEKLFSCTQSELENDSDGNTEPYDLSDYEFEEELLMADTAND, translated from the exons ATGGCGACGAAAACATTATCTGATGCGATTGCAAAAGTTGTTCCATTATTCGGAGAAAATATTAAGCTCAAAGACGAACAAATACAAGTATTACGATGCCTCGTCGACAAAAGGGATTGTGTGGCAGTTTTGCCAACTGGTTTTGGAAAGTCGCTTCCATTTCAAATGTATATACCCGTGGAGCGCATGTTGTGTAACGAAACTTCAAAAGTGATTGTGGTGTGTCCGTTGATATCTCTGATGCAGGACCAAGTGGGGAAACTGTCCAATGTCAATGGCATAACAGCAGCTTACATag GTTCTAGTCCAGAGGAAGACACCAAAATTAGGAATGGTGAAATAGATTTGATATATGGATCACCAGAGGCTTTTGTTGGTGACTCAGTGTGGAGAGCCAACATTCAGAAGCTGAATGTTTCAGCAATAGTTGTTGACGAGTTCCACACCATTGCGACTTG GGGAGATGATGACGATGGGACACAGAAACGGGCTTTCCGGAAGTGGTTCGCCAGTGTTGGGGAATTAAGATCCTTATTTCCAGCCGCAACTGTATTGGCATTGAGTGCAACATGTActgttaagataaaaaaacgTGTTATGAAAGTACTGGAGATGAAAGATGATacaattgaaataataatgtctccaaacaaaccaaacattaAAATATCAGTGTTTAAGGTTCCAAGCAATACTGAAATGGCTATGTACTGGTTAGCAGAAGGACTATCTTCCAAAAGAGAACATTTTCCGCGAACTATTGTATATTGTGTTTCAATTAAAGACGTGTCTAAAATATATTCCTACTTAACAACTGAAATCCCAGAGTGTGCCAGTTTAGTTGAAATGTTCCACTCGGAGACACCGGAAGTTAAGaaagacaaaattattacaGAACTTAAGGTAGAAAGTGGCTCTCCTCTCCGGCTAGTGGTATCAAGTAGTGCTCTGGGAATGGGGATCGATGTGAAAGACTGCCAAAGTGTGGTTCTATTTGGACCTCCTACCAATCTTGTTGATTTAATTCAACAGATTGGTAGGATTGGTAGAGACAATAGCCCATCAGTGGCTCTTATATTGTACCATTCCTATCATCTAGGACAGCTAGGATTTGAAGTAAAATCTCTTGTTAAATCCACTGACTGTCGCAGAGTACAATTACTAGGCAATTTCCTTAATCCCAAGGAGTTAACAGACATTAAGAATAAAGAGTCGGGACTTCACACATGTTGTGACTTTTGTACACTGAAGTGTAGCTGTGGGGAATGTGAGTCATTGTTGTTAGAAAAACTGTTTAGTTGTACTCAAAGTGAACTTGAAAACGACAGTGATGGGAATACCGAGCCATATGATTTGTCAGACTATGAGTTTGAAGAAGAATTGCTCATGGCAGACACCGCAAAtgactga
- the LOC138313888 gene encoding bifunctional 3'-5' exonuclease/ATP-dependent helicase WRN-like isoform X2 — protein MPRRQKGLCGSFANWFWKVASISNDQVGKLSNVNGITAAYIGSSPEEDTKIRNGEIDLIYGSPEAFVGDSVWRANIQKLNVSAIVVDEFHTIATWGDDDDGTQKRAFRKWFASVGELRSLFPAATVLALSATCTVKIKKRVMKVLEMKDDTIEIIMSPNKPNIKISVFKVPSNTEMAMYWLAEGLSSKREHFPRTIVYCVSIKDVSKIYSYLTTEIPECASLVEMFHSETPEVKKDKIITELKVESGSPLRLVVSSSALGMGIDVKDCQSVVLFGPPTNLVDLIQQIGRIGRDNSPSVALILYHSYHLGQLGFEVKSLVKSTDCRRVQLLGNFLNPKELTDIKNKESGLHTCCDFCTLKCSCGECESLLLEKLFSCTQSELENDSDGNTEPYDLSDYEFEEELLMADTAND, from the exons ATGCCTCGTCGACAAAAGGGATTGTGTGGCAGTTTTGCCAACTGGTTTTGGAAAGTCGCTTCCATTTCAAAT GACCAAGTGGGGAAACTGTCCAATGTCAATGGCATAACAGCAGCTTACATag GTTCTAGTCCAGAGGAAGACACCAAAATTAGGAATGGTGAAATAGATTTGATATATGGATCACCAGAGGCTTTTGTTGGTGACTCAGTGTGGAGAGCCAACATTCAGAAGCTGAATGTTTCAGCAATAGTTGTTGACGAGTTCCACACCATTGCGACTTG GGGAGATGATGACGATGGGACACAGAAACGGGCTTTCCGGAAGTGGTTCGCCAGTGTTGGGGAATTAAGATCCTTATTTCCAGCCGCAACTGTATTGGCATTGAGTGCAACATGTActgttaagataaaaaaacgTGTTATGAAAGTACTGGAGATGAAAGATGATacaattgaaataataatgtctccaaacaaaccaaacattaAAATATCAGTGTTTAAGGTTCCAAGCAATACTGAAATGGCTATGTACTGGTTAGCAGAAGGACTATCTTCCAAAAGAGAACATTTTCCGCGAACTATTGTATATTGTGTTTCAATTAAAGACGTGTCTAAAATATATTCCTACTTAACAACTGAAATCCCAGAGTGTGCCAGTTTAGTTGAAATGTTCCACTCGGAGACACCGGAAGTTAAGaaagacaaaattattacaGAACTTAAGGTAGAAAGTGGCTCTCCTCTCCGGCTAGTGGTATCAAGTAGTGCTCTGGGAATGGGGATCGATGTGAAAGACTGCCAAAGTGTGGTTCTATTTGGACCTCCTACCAATCTTGTTGATTTAATTCAACAGATTGGTAGGATTGGTAGAGACAATAGCCCATCAGTGGCTCTTATATTGTACCATTCCTATCATCTAGGACAGCTAGGATTTGAAGTAAAATCTCTTGTTAAATCCACTGACTGTCGCAGAGTACAATTACTAGGCAATTTCCTTAATCCCAAGGAGTTAACAGACATTAAGAATAAAGAGTCGGGACTTCACACATGTTGTGACTTTTGTACACTGAAGTGTAGCTGTGGGGAATGTGAGTCATTGTTGTTAGAAAAACTGTTTAGTTGTACTCAAAGTGAACTTGAAAACGACAGTGATGGGAATACCGAGCCATATGATTTGTCAGACTATGAGTTTGAAGAAGAATTGCTCATGGCAGACACCGCAAAtgactga